The following proteins are co-located in the Takifugu flavidus isolate HTHZ2018 chromosome 16, ASM371156v2, whole genome shotgun sequence genome:
- the atr gene encoding serine/threonine-protein kinase ATR isoform X2 → MEGLEMSAMIPALQELASASAAEYDQAAQKPRQILCQFIDQILSDVDVVALGLSKKSSSEPACVMLLDFVQHIIKSSSLMFSNPACQPVEYPDTTQSCIDFTKWVASRLLRVASAPDCSMIHERVSAVLCSLLHTVIARAPVICGCLTQELIFLAQELSNILAAHIARLAGNGHVVGADSQNQWPVTLQCFSIAPVCSSSYLTPSSLVLSSPAALETLSAVTLGVITDILRAVVSQRDVSVVWETACSFLANGNARLQKLSLVILRRSVELGGFPKRQGHRFFAAYLYLLESHSDTDLDVNNPYGGELLKLTRCVFHLPDAGHSHFEPVYLSRLFECICALGGAGVHFGSEVAESLCSLLSYMLSDGNVYKDAALLRRQRVTEVCSKLTCTVGTENQAECAEGFLRAALKAEAATVMGKLRDGETAAKKLCKNPNSVVDMRVSSEVWAAANNRLEELLTFLNSDQPETSRALCVLKGLSLILHLAALCSTPTSPSPLLWVPAETLGRTLRSCQLVLQGGPLPESNQDFFQSALQTTVEILDSIIYLIKSSQGEDGLQQRVCALLSLPWVCEYKSSSDYRSASFPSWVPVLAQRLCCCYSPDIQVACVSLLALLSRGVCDKWRASVLSKALESTNESVRVRAVRAFPLLLHHLGNSHYNLISTALLSRLEDSSEQVKRELAGTVGQLSCLQSDTSHLSASPCSSELLSQTLCLASEHAGATFASLRASFVKPFLTLLICQSPSSVKQAFLDALPHLCLHVNLVSGDSDSRAALSALIGLMEDSDPEVRKSFSQSVRFLLMETERNPEQCFLREFLVARLKEAFNKAKVNRDDSLRNTLILTTGEIGRASQGSLVSFSLLRLLHCLLSKSSSVSVSAHTQIRTLAAAKGLKLQTLFSQYKNPICQFLVESLHSRHMAALRSTPDQSSESAHQRELALDILAQIAHAFDFPDLNRFLTRTLQVLLPYLAAKASSTSSALIRTLANELKANRREILINNFKYIFSHLVCSCTKEELEKAFHYLQSETEIELGSLLRQDFQGLHNELLLRLGEHYQQVFNGLAILASFASNDDPYQGPKDITTPERMADYLQPKLLGILAFFNMQLLSSSAGEKDHKKLTLTSVMELMRLMGSKHISSVRVKMMTTLRTGLRYREDFPLLSCRTWECFVRSVEPVHLGPLLSHVIVALLPLIPLQPKETGAIIRFLILDNREEVKDYLHEIYFLPDHPELRDIHSVLQDYKKLTTSSSDLAAALQLSMKAVQHENVDVRIHALTSLRDMMHSNQEWLLQQVCASEAVEPVISNLVSVLLKGCQDSSPETRLLCGECLGELGAVDPGRLDLSRSHTNGGRNTFVSGVDDPNFAYDLLSELTRTFLAYADDVRAQDSAAYAIQELLSIFECREGRTDSPGRRLWRRFPEQIQEILEPHLNSRYKSSQKDVNWSKLKKPIYLSKRGSRFSDWSATWARYLISKVRHELPSRVFACCSFIIKHDYKVTIYLLPHILLYMLLGCTEAEQQEVTEEMLAVLTEGDGRGSRRCQESASSLSQLSIQTVFSMLSHLTQWSRHILYSKATKNESGEYQRVVAFLKGIPQDVLAKAALRSKAYTRALMHFEAYILEIKENIQDHLTFLQTLYAAMHEPDGVKGVNALRREEPSLREQILEHESIGLLRDATACYDRAIQLESDQIGHYHGVMTSMLGLGQLSTVITQVNGVLASKHHWKSDLNVYRVEAAWKLGRWDLLEDYLSSESQSGTWGIQLGQLLLSAKKQDNETFYQKLKLVRKEQVVPLSAASYERGTYQRGYEYIVRLHMLSELEHTFTELQKQKENSTPSLSHLPPYWSDRLEMTQNSFRAKEPVLALRRALLSLGPQPSGTELVGECWLQSARVARKAGHHQTAFNALLNAENTHLAELVIERAKWLWSKGDAHQALIVLQKGVAQCFPDDMPLTNTRSLQTKGKAMLLVGRFMEETANFESNAIMKVFKDVTNLLPEWEDGNFYLAKYYDKVMPMVTDNKLEKQGNLIRYIVLYFGKALQFGNQYIYQAMPRMLSLWLDFGARVCECEKTGRADRQLRQELGKINAVVMEHCDNLAPYQFLTAFSQLISRVCHSSDEVFTVLKTIVAKVFLAYPQQAMWLMTAVSKSSYPMRMNRCNQILKKAISLKQSLEKFIGDATRLTDKLLELCNKPVDGNSTTLSMSVHFKQLKRLVEEPTFSQILIPLQSVLIPTLPSTGGANTKHDAFPGHWAYLDGFEDTVEILASLQKPKKISLKGSDGCSYTMMCKPKDDLRKDCRLMEFNCLINKCLRKDAESRKRELHIRTYAVIPLNEECGIIEWVNNTAGLRHILTKLYKERGIYLSGKELRKLILPKTAPFEEKLHIHKEVLCARHPPVFHEWFLRTFPDPTSWYSSRSAYCRSTAVMSMVGYILGLGDRHGENILFDSFTGECVHVDFNCLFNKGETFDVPEVVPFRLTQNMVHAMGPMGTEGLFRQACEVTLRLMRDQREPLMSVLKTFLHDPLVEWSKQAKGLSKAQANETGEIVNEKAKTHVCDIEQRLQGVIKNRNKVLGLPLSIEGHVHYLIQEATDDKLLCQMYLGWGPYL, encoded by the exons GCTACAGAAGCTCTCCTTGGTTATCCTTCGGCGATCAGTGGAACTGGGAGGTTTCCCTAAGAGGCAGGGCCACCGGTTCTTTGCAGCATACCTTTACTTGTTAGAATCCCACTCCGACACGGACCTCGACGTCAACAATCCCTACGGAGGGGAGCTGCTAAAGCTAACGCGCTGCGTGTTTCATTTGCCGGATGCTGGCCACTCACACTTTGAGCCCGTCTACCTCTCGCGGCTGTTTGAGTGCATCTGCGCTCTGGGAGGAGCAGGTGTCCACTTTGGAAGCGAGGTGGCTGAATCCTTGTGCTCGTTGCTCTCCTACATGCTGTCTGATGGCAACGTTTATAAAGATGCTGCACTTTTAAGAAGGCAGCGAGTCACAGAGGTGTGCAGCAAGCTCACCTGCACCGTGGGAACAGAGAATCAGGCTGAA TGTGCAGAGGGGTTTCTTCGAGCTGCTCTGAAGGCCGAGGCTGCGACCGTAATGGGGAAGTTAAGAGACGGCGAGACGGCTGCCAAGAAGCTGTGCAAAAACCCCAACAG CGTGGTGGACATGCGGGTTTCCAGCGAGGTTTGGGCGGCTGCCAACAATCGCCTGGAGGAGCTCCTAACGTTTCTGAACTCCGATCAGCCGGAAACATCACGGGCGCTCTGCGTGCTGAAGGGTCTGTCCCTCATCCTTCACCTGGCCGCTCTTTGTTCCACTCCTACCAG tccttctcctctcctctgggtgCCTGCTGAGACTCTGGGCAGAACTCTGAGGAGCTGCCAGCTGGTGTTACAAGGAGGCCCACTACCTGAGTCAAACCAGGACTTCTTTCAGTCTGCTCTCCAGACCACCGTCGAGATCCTTGATTCCATCATCTACCTCATCA AGAGCAGCCAGGGGgaggatggactccagcagCGAGTGTGTGCTCTCCTGTCTCTTCCGTGGGTGTGTGAATACAAGTCTTCCTCAGACTATAGAAGTGCATCCTTTCCCTCCTGGGTTCCTGTCTTAGCCCAgagactctgctgctgttact CCCCTGATATCCAGGTGGCCTGTGTGTCACTGCTGGCCCTCCTGAGTCGCGGGGTGTGTGATAAGTGGCGAGCGAGTGTGCTCTCCAAGGCTTTGGAGAGTACGAATGAGTCAGTCAGGGTGAGGGCAGTCAGAGccttccctcttcttcttcaccaCTTGGGAAACTCACACTACAACCTCATCAGCACCGCTCTGCT TTCCAGGCTGGAGGACAGTTCGGAGCAGGTGAAGAGGGAGCTCGCCGGGACCGTCGGGCAGCTGAGTTGTCTCCAGTCAGATACCTCCCACCTCAGCGCATCCCCATGCAGTTCTGAGCTCCTCAGCCAGACACTCTGCCTCGCATCGGAGCATGCTGGGGCCACTTTTGCCTCCCTCAGGGCATCGTTTGTCAAACCTTTTCTGACATTACTCATATGCCAATCCCCAAGCAGCGTTAAGCAGG CTTTTCTAGATGctttgcctcatctctgccttcaCGTGAATCTTGTCAGTGGCGACAGTGACTCCCGCGCTGCCCTCAGTGCTCTGATTGGTCTCATGGAGGACTCGGATCCAGAAGTCAGAAAAAGCTTCAGTCAATCTGTCCGTTTTCTTCTCATGGAGACTGAGAGAAACCCTGAGCAGTGTTTTCTGAGGGAG TTCCTGGTGGCACGTCTTAAAGAGGCGTTCAACAAAGCTAAGGTCAACAGAGACGACAGCCTGCGCAACACTCTCATCCTGACCACAGGAGAGATCGGCAG AGCATCTCAGGGCAGTTTGGTGTCATTCTCTTTGCTGCGGCTGCTTCACTGTCTGCTCTCCAAGTCGTCCTcggtgtctgtgtctgcgcACACGCAgatcagaactctggctgcagccaaAGGCCTCAAACTTCAGACCCTCTTCAGTCAGTACAAGAACCCTATTTGTCAG TTCCTGGTGGAGTCACTGCACTCGCGTCACATGGCGGCCCTGCGGAGCACACCGGATCAGAGCAGTGAATCGGCCCATCAGAGAGAGCTGGCCCTGGACATCCTGGCCCAGATTGCCCACGCTTTTGATTTCCCCGACCTCAATCGCTTCCTCACC AGGACTCTCCAGGTGCTCCTGCCCTACCTGGCAGCCAAGGCCAGCTCTACGAGCTCCGCGCTCATCCGCACCCTGGCCAATGAGCTGAAGGCAAACAGGAGGGAGATCCTGATCAACAACTTCAAGTACATCTTCAGCCACCTTGTCTGTTCCTGCACCAAGGAGGAGCTAGAGAAAGCGTTCCACTACCTGCAG AGTGAGACAGAGATCGAACTGGGCTCCCTGTTAAGGCAGGACTTCCAGGGTCTCCACaacgagctgctgctgcgtctggGAGAACACTACCAACAG GTGTTTAATGGTCTGGCCATCCTGGCTTCCTTTGCGTCCAATGATGACCCGTACCAGGGTCCCAAAGACATCACTACCCCAGAACGCATG GCGGACTATTTGCAGCCTAAACTACTGGGAATTCTTGCGTTTTTCAACATGCAGCTCCTCAGCTCCAGCGCAGGAGAGAAGGACCACAAGAAGTTG ACATTGACCAGCGTGATGGAGCTGATGCGACTGATGggctccaaacacatcagctctgtCCGCGTCAAGATGATGACAACACTCCGCACAGGCCTGAGATACCGGGAGGacttccctcttctctcttgTCG GACTTGGGAGTGTTTCGTGAGGAGCGTGGAGCCAGTGCATCTGGGGCCCCTCCTGAGCCATGTTATTGTTGCACTTCTTCCGCTGATCCCACTGCAACCCAAAGAAACGGGTGCTATTATCCGCTTTCTGATACTTGACAACAG GGAGGAAGTCAAAGACTACCTTCATGAGATTTACTTTCTGCCGGATCACCCTGAGCTGAGAGACATCCACTCCGTCCTGCAGGACTACAAGAAG CTGACAACCAGCAGCAGTGACCTcgctgctgcgctgcagctGTCCATGAAGGCCGTTCAGCACGAAAATGTAGACGTCAGGATTCACGCGCTGACCAGCCTCAGGGACATGATGCACAGCAATCAG GAGTGGCTGCTCCAGCAGGTGTGTGCCAGCGAGGCAGTGGAGCCGGTCATCTCCAACCTGGTGTCGGTGCTGCTGAAGGGATGCCAGGACTCGTCcccagagaccagactactttGTGGGGAGTGTCTGGGGGAACTGGGGGCTGTGGATCCGGGACGCTTGGACCTGTCTCGCTCACACACCAACGGTGGCCGCAACACCTTTGTG aGTGGGGTTGACGATCCGAACTTTGCCTACGACCTGCTGTCTGAACTGACCAGAACCTTTCTTGCTTATGCTGATGACGTGAGAGCGCAGGACTCTGCTGCTTACGCAATACAG GAACTGCTGTCCATCTTCGAGTGCCGCGAGGGCCGCACAGACTCTCCAGGCCGGCGTCTGTGGAGGAGATTCCCAGAGCAGATCCAAGAAATCCTTGAACCGCACCTCAACAGCAG GTATAAGAGCAGTCAGAAGGATGTCAACTGGTCCAAACTGAAGAAGCCAATATACTTAAGCAAGAGAGGCAGTAGGTTCTCTGACTGGTCAGCCACGTGGGCCAGGTATCTCATCAGTAAG GTGAGACACGAGCTGCCTAGCCGAGTGTTCGCCTGCTGTAGTTTCATCATCAAGCATGACTACAAGGTCACAATCTACCTTCTACCTCATATCCTGCTCTACATGCTGCTCGGCTGCACAGAagcggagcagcaggag GTAACGGAGGAGATGCTGGCTGTGCTGACAGAGGGGGACGGAAGAGGGAGCAGACGCTGTCAGGAATCGGCTTCCAGCCTTTCGCAGCTCAGCATTCAGACGGTTTTCAGCATGTTGTCCCACCTGACACAGTGGAGCCGCCACATTCTCTACTCTAAAGCTACCAAAAACG agAGTGGAGAGTATCAGCGTGTCGTGGCCTTCCTGAAGGGGATTCCACAGGACGTTCTTGCCAAGGCTGCCCTGCGATCCAAAGCATACACACGTGCCCTCATGCACTTCGAGGCGTACATCTTAGAAATCAAGGAGAACATCCAGGACCATCTCACTTTTCTGCAG ACGCTGTATGCTGCGATGCATGAACCAGATGGTGTTAAAGGGGTCAACGctctgaggagggaggagccatcgCTACGGGAACAGATCCTTGAACACGAGAGCATCGGCCTGCTTAGAGACGCAACTGCTTGCTATGATCGGGCCATACAGCTGGAGTCAGAccag attgGTCATTATCATGGGGTTATGACCTCTATGCTCGGGCTGGGACAACTGTCCACAGTCATCACTCAAGTCAACGGTGTACTGGCCAGCAA GCACCACTGGAAGTCAGATCTGAACGTCTACAGAGTGGAAGCAGCCTGGAAGCTTGGACGATGGGACCTGCTGGAAGATTATTTGAGCTcag aAAGTCAGTCCGGTACCTGGGGCATACAGCTTGGCCAGTTACTTCTCTCCGCTAAGAAACAGGACAATGAGACCTTCTACCAGAAGCTGAAACTGGTGAGGAAGGAGCAGGTGGTCCCACTTTCTGCCGCCAGTTATGAGCGGGGCACCTACCAGAGAGGATACGAATACATCGTCAG ACTCCACATGCTCAGTGAGTTGGAACACACATTCACCgagctgcagaagcagaaagAGAACTCCACCCCCAGCCTCAGCCATCTGCCTCCCTATTGGTCGGATCGACTGGAGATGACCCAAAATTCCTTCAGGGCCAAGGAACCAGTCCTGGCCCTCCGTCGTGCCCTGTTGAGCTTGGGACCGCA GCCCTCGGGGACAGAGCTGGTAGGGGAGTGCTGGCTGCAGAGTGCTCGGGTGGCCAGAAAGGCAGGGCACCACCAGACCGCCTTCAACGCACTTCTgaatgcagaaaacacacacctggcGGAGCTGGTCATTGAGAGGGCTAAATGGCTTTGGTCTAAG GGCGACGCCCACCAGGCCTTGATCGTCCTTCAGAAGGGCGTGGCTCAGTGTTTCCCTGACGACATGCCACTGACGAACACTCGCAGTCTACAGACCAAAGGTAAAGCCATGCTGCTGGTCGGACGTTTCATGGAGGAGACGGCCAACTTTGAGTCCAACGCCATCATGAAGGTGTTCAAG GATGTAACAAACCTCCTGCCTGAATGGGAGGACGGAAACTTTTACTTGGCCAAATATTACGACAAAGTGATGCCGATGGTGACTGACAATAAGCTGGAGAAACAGGGCAACCTCATCCGATACATCGTCTTATACTTCGGAAA AGCCCTACAGTTTGGAAACCAGTACATCTACCAGGCCATGCCACGCATGCTGTCCCTCTGGCTGGATTTTGGAgcacgagtgtgtgagtgtgagaaaa CTGGACGCGCGGACAGACAGCTGCGTCAAGAACTGGGGAAAATCAACGCCGTGGTGATGGAGCACTGTGACAACCTGGCACCCTACCAGTTCCTGACAGCCTTCTCCCAGCTTATCTCCAGGGTGTGTCACTCCAGCGACGAGGTCTTCACCGTCCTCAAGACAATCGTAGCCAAGGTCTTCCTGGCGTACCCACAACAGGCGATGTGGCTAATGACCGCTGTGTCCAAG tctTCTTACCCAATGAGAATGAATCGCTGTAATCAGATTCTCAAGAAAGCCATCAGTCTCAAACAGTCTCTGGAGAAATTCATCGGAGACGCCACTAGGCTGACTGACAAACTGCTGGAGCTCTGCAACAAGCCA gtggACGGTAACAGCACCACCCTCAGCATGAGCGTTCACTTCAAGCAGCTAAAGCGACTGGTGGAGGAGCCGACCTTCAGCCAGATCCTGATCCCTCTGCAGTCTGTCCTCATCCCTACACTTCCCTCTACCGGCGGGGCGAACACGAAGCACGACGCGTTCCCAGGACACTGGGCGTACCTCGATGGCTTTGAAGACACT gTGGAGATCTTGGCCTCCTTACAGAAGCCAAAGAAGATAAGTCTGAAGGGTTCTGATGGGTGTAGCTACACCATGATGTGTAAACCAAAAGACGACCTAAGGAAGGACTGCAGACTCATGGAGTTCAACTGCCTCATTAACAAG TGCCTCCGTAAAGATGCTGAATCCAGGAAGAGGGAGCTACATATCCGCACATATGCCGTCATCCCTCTGAACGAGGAGTGCGGAATCATTGAGTGGGTCAACAACACCGCTGGACTTCGACACATACTCACCAAATTATATAAAGAACGAG GAATCTATCTGTCGGGCAAAGAGCTCAGGAAGCTTATTTTACCAAAGACAGCCCCCTTTGAGGAGAAGCTGCACATCCACAAGGAGGTGCTCTGCGCCCGGCATCCTCCTGTCTTCCATGAGTGGTTCCTCCGGACCTTCCCTGATCCTACATCATG GTACAGCAGTCGCTCCGCGTACTGCCGCTCTACTGCTGTTATGTCCATGGTGGGCTACATCCTGGGTCTGGGAGATCGACATGGAGAAAATATCCTCTTCGATTCTTTCACGGGCGAATGTGTACATGTGGACTTCAACTGCCTCTTCAACAAG GGGGAGACATTTGACGTACCTGAGGTTGTTCCATTCCGACTGACCCAGAATATGGTCCACGCCATGGGGCCCATGGGCACAGAGGGTCTCTTCAGACAGGCCTGTGAGGTCACCCTGAGACTGATGAGAGACCAACGTGAGCCGCTCATGAG CGTGCTAAAGACCTTCCTCCATGACCCACTGGTGGAGTGGAGCAAACAAGCCAAAGGACTTTCCAAAGCTCAGGCCAATGAGACTGGAGAGATTGTCAATGAaaag GCTAAAACCCACGTGTGTGACATTGAGCAACGTCTGCAGGGAGTAATTAAGAACAGGAACAAAGTTCTGGGTCTGCCGTTATCCATAGAGGGACATGTCCACTACCTCATACAGGAAGCCACAGATGACAAACTGCTCTGTCAGATGTATCTGGGCTGGGGCCCCTACCTGTAG